A genome region from Phoenix dactylifera cultivar Barhee BC4 chromosome 18, palm_55x_up_171113_PBpolish2nd_filt_p, whole genome shotgun sequence includes the following:
- the LOC103719900 gene encoding uncharacterized protein LOC103719900 isoform X2: MASGTRSGRLNKDEGTSNSKTRSAGGIVKDMKGSIASGSTANGSSKCRNNKINSKDIKSPTTLGNASMDSSNLKRSTRETPMKKMSAFSSLQKSGRPKNQTPASLDKRKLEGTEKKRPQSPLRRSERIEKYSASSSSGSKMSNKSSSPLTEKKKVKEVNNEENLGESVTKEERKDKKLDVKSDGLLKKRKRLDARSYRALLKPQVKKPRSSDATAMHQKDDTSHGDKIDSGACDSMELKKDGHGCSERKEEELRWKCSDEKFEEAVEGSSSDSKDLAELTLGTVGNRKTPSSSMKHEFIETNEPRTEDGWSQSKCGGILLQSSPVGSTAKENSGGDVRRENNVEGDRINACGFDREELGTAELVESSSEDKALAGDLYPESGPISVRPSNKQILILETSTADAMSSSPSMTEKKNLERCTVCSKLQRVQDSEDQELCSCKHTTEHEEVLETVVVLENPHKDETVAGCRQGVEAKGNSVLETTEQFSGSTMQSFIPSADTINVTVPMDGDRGRLEVSDCIGVPNEQLSSTYLKESSMEIQTESDANACIICKHPGLLLCCDGKGCKRSYHLSCLDPPLQSIPPGLWLCICCVKKKIEFGVHSVSKGIESIWDVKEGMQNGKVYLVKYEGVSHVHNHWIPESQMLLEAPTLVSKFHRRYQKEKVIRWKQEWTEPHRLLQKRLLMPLKLADEFFCGLGNNISYCYHEWFVKWKGLDYEHATWEFENSPFLCSSDGKMLIKDYETRREEAKKASDPSRIEKALQVKKNPFYKLPRLPDGCPPGLDNDHLNSVNRLCEFWHKSQNAVFIDDQERVVKSILFIIALLSHSCRPFLIISTITSLSLWETKFNRVAPSINVVVYNGSKPVRKMIRTLEFYEEGGCIMFQVLLSHPDAIVEDFENLECIGWEAIIVDESQNSRIFKHFEQLKNLSTDFKLLLLSAPLKDNLAEYLNLLSFLDSGGKENCISNLKFDHNDHAGTLAILKERLTRYLAYERKPDSSKFIEYWVPVQFSNVQLEQYCFTLISNSIALRSCSKVDHVGALRDVLISSRKCCDHPYLVDKLLQTSLTKDIPAVNILDVGVNASGKLLLLDKILKAIKNRGLRVLILFQSIGGAGRNSIGDILDDFLRQRFGADSYERVDSGLVLSKKLAALNMFNDKLKGRFVFLIENRACLPSIKLSSVDAIIIYNSDWNPLNDLRSLQKISLESQFEQVTVFRLYSSCTIEEKVLIFAKQDMILESNIQSISPSVSHSLLSWGASYLFSKLDELHQQGEQNNFSENSTDNLLLDNVVVELLTKLYRKAGARDPSNCSILIKARQSGASYSRNIMLVGEKDGISSLDKDPPSFWSHLLDGRYPQWRYVSEPSQRSRRKVQHPDDSLKTPEAVNDEVKKKRRKVACSIVDPTSFQSWLQDKRKEAAEGKDFVLPANSTQCGSNYPSLNSPWKEPLVPSTITKEPELSGGRSNVVTQHTVHNQSVSPMSLDDSGVHRPEGREKLMTAQRSLHVQLKPEISKLCETLRLSDDVKSAAEMFLEYIMNNHHVSQEPETLLQAFKISLCWCAASFLKHNVDHQESFALAKKYLNFECNEELAESVYYKLRKVKKKFSRRSGALRKEDEPNSVENQSSLSGKDVSREPVHEMTPNSAASHHQEMEEDELRENPDGRRCPEQKKLVEQEQVLVTPPMLQHNIGSLKDELLKKRVDLIHKICSRRAEDLRVKQQLEISDFNIHKEEEKMKLKKAHDLDLELIRTIHTDSTVRNDKIRLLNQEFSKKMVAFEEHMKCKRSNLEVMQLNARNKEEQIRDHWVEEAKAGKLAESFDNIPLPDSGFGVEELTVVSEQSGVCDGSGNTVLQSGPSSDHLFIDVTTTDAVEPIDLIAKYSEKSARNTTGGAEGVPIELETVVSLSNNMNEGESVEPSYTSVEIPASLSPGETGRMPTRTEDPAPQASIMNSAGSRPDEIVSRATTAVDSEQVVGVDDSDGAWLISAHLQNHAKSASLVNASTSAGCRNSVPSNQEHFICEHERAAASVGVVSDQGHGSSQQIVVPPLHSVDIVHLQVEPTNRNATISDTLDQVSSSSQQIADPTLHSVDVVLSQPINHSTTILDSLQLQLPPSTDMPLVDHGRGSTSICIESQEEPHSQILCSSQQTEAPLQQPNITAAVPVGQSGQLVSQLSQPLVDPSPLNASMPPERPHSGDLSTSVQAESGSRLSQLFHMAPLLPPQGLQPEPLKNELTRLRIHQDSLTKLHDDKKLRLQLECDQELERVRKKYDALLKDAETEFLQNKEMIETIYNKVYMNQILAEEFRAKFIENKGPTSASFHGLFSNSLQHLLQASRASQASQPQVAQRPVSATTVPASTPASLPPVPGPAPTPSLLASARTRVPGSTCSLVSSGQMVHNTTSVILSNVARPRYSPTLTPRVNLQVGNETRAPAPHLHRFRPHTSMSVQNFVMPTNEMSSQQQALANLGSATCTSAQAAAPSHVRPSLVTISGTCQPISSGILPVCRGATLAPVDLPLDTGDSQMGADLQNLSQLADLSPNFDSCLSSNLGLIGGELPQSCMDAARPFASTDVVCISDDD; the protein is encoded by the exons ATGGCTAGTGGTACCCGATCAGGAcgtctcaataaggatgaaggcACTAGCAACTCAAAGACGAGGAGTGCTGGGGGAATAGTGAAAGATATGAAAGGGTCCATTGCTTCTGGTTCAACAGCAAATGGCAGCTCAAAATGCAGAAATaataaaatcaattcaaaagatatCAAAAGTCCGACCACCCTGGGCAATGCATCAATGGATTCATCTAATTTGAAAAGGTCTACTAGGGAAACACCTATGAAAAAAATGAGTGCATTTTCTAGCTTGCAAAAATCTGGAAGGCCTAAAAATCAAACTCCAGCTTCTTTAGATAAGAGGAAGTTGGAAGGAACTGAGAAGAAAAGGCCACAAAGTCCTTTGAGAAGGTCAGAGAGAATTGAGAAGTACAGTGCTTCAAGTTCATCTGGTTCAAAGATGTCCAACAAAAGCTCAAGTCCACTGAcggagaagaagaaagtgaaggaaGTGAATAATGAAGAAAACTTAGGGGAATCAGTcaccaaagaagagagaaaagacaagaaaCTTGATGTTAAGAGTGATGGATtattgaaaaagagaaagagattgGATGCACGCAGTTACAGGGCATTACTTAAGCCACAGGTGAAGAAACCCAGAAGTTCAG ATGCTACCGCAATGCACCAGAAAGATGACACATCACACGGAGATAAAATTGATTCTGGGGCTTGTGATTCTATGGAGTTGAAAAAAGATGGACATGGATGCagtgaaagaaaggaagaggagctTAGGTGGAAATGTTCCGATGAAAAATTTGAAGAAGCTGTGGAGGGCTCTAGTTCTGACTCAAAAGATCTTGCTGAGTTGACATTGGGAACTGTGGGAAACAGAAAGACACCTAGTTCTAGCATGaaacatgaatttattgaaACTAATGAGCCTAGAACTGAAGATGGTTGGTCACAATCAAAGTGCGGTGGTATTTTGTTACAATCTTCTCCAGTTGGGAGCACTGCCAAAGAGAATAGTGGTGGTGATGTTCGAAGAGAGAACAATGTTGAAGGCGACAGAATTAATGCATGTGGATTTGATAGAGAGGAGCTCGGAACTGCAGAACTGGTAGAGTCTTCCTCTGAAGATAAGGCCCTTGCTGGTGATCTTTATCCAGAAAGTGGGCCCATTTCAGTAAGACCATCAAATAAACAAATCCTTATTCTGGAAACTTCCACAGCAGATGCCATGTCCTCCTCTCCTTCCATGactgaaaagaaaaatttggagcGATGCACAGTGTGCTCTAAACTTCAAAG GGTGCAAGACTCTGAAGATCAGGAATTATGTTCATGTAAACACACAACAGAACATGAG GAAGTCTTAGAGACGGTTGTTGTGTTGGAAAATCCACACAAAGATGAGACTGTTGCTGGGTGCCGTCAAGGGGTTGAAGCTAAAGGCAATTCAGTGCTAGAAACTACAGAACAATTTTCTGGATCTACAAT gCAAAGCTTCATACCATCAGCTGATACTATAAATGTCACCGTTCCTATGGATGGG GATAGGGGAAGACTTGAAGTCAGTGACTGCATAGGTGTTCCAAATGAGCAACTTAGCTCAACTTACTTGAAGGAATCCTCAATGGAAATTCAAACAGAAAGTGATGCCAATGCCTGCATCATCTGCAAGCATCCTGGACTGCTTTT ATGTTGTGATGGGAAAGGCTGCAAAAGAAGCTACCATCTTTCTTGTCTGGATCCACCTCTGCAAAGTATTCCTCCTGGCCTTTGGCTTTGTATATGTTGCGTGAAAAAAAAGATAGAGTTTGGGGTACACTCGGTATCTAAAGGGATTGAATCCATTTGGGATGTTAAAGAGG GAATGCAGAATGGCAAGGTTTATCTTGTCAAGTATGAAGGTGTTTCCCATGTCCATAACCATTGGATTCCGGAAAGCCAGATGCTTCTTGAAGCTCCTACACTTGTATCTAAATTTCATAGGAGATATCAGAAAGAGAAG GTCATAAGATGGAAGCAAGAATGGACTGAGCCTCACAGGTTGTTGCAGAAAAGGTTGCTGATGCCCCTGAAATTAGCTGATGAGTTTTTTTGTGGGCTTGGTAATAATATTTCATATTGTTATCATGAGTGGTTTGTGAAATGGAAAGGTCTTGATTATGAGCATGCTACATGGGAGTTTGAAAACTCACCATTTTTATGCTCATCTGATGGGAAGATGCTTATAAAAGATTATGAGACTCGGCGCGAGGAGGCAAAGAAAGCCTCTGATCCTTCAAGAATTGAGAAG GCTTTACAGGTGAAGAAAAATCCTTTCTATAAATTGCCCAGGCTGCCTGATGGGTGCCCACCTGGACTTGATAATGATCATTTAAATTCTGTTAACCGGCTTTGTGAGTTTTGGCACAAGTCTCAAAATGCTGTTTTCATTGATGATCAG GAGCGAGTTGTTAAATCCATATTATTTATAATAGCCTTACTATCTCATTCATGTCGCCCTTTTCTCATCATCTCAACAATCACATCTCTTTCCTTGTGGGAAACTAAGTTCAATCGCGTAGCACCCTCTATTAATGTTGTTGTTTACAATGGGAGTAAACCTGTTCGTAAGATGATTCGAACTCTTGAATTTTATGAAGAAGGCGGCTGCATAATGTTTCAAGTGCTTTTATCACATCCTGATGCAATTGTTGAG GACTTTGAAAATTTAGAATGCATCGGCTGGGAGGCAATTATAGTTGATGAGAGTCAAAACTCAAGAATATTCAAACACTTTGAACAACTTAAGAATCTTTCCACTGATTTCAAGCTTCTCCTTTTAAGTGCACCATTGAAG GATAACCTTGCTGAATACCTCAACCTGCTCTCATTCCTTGATTCAGGAGGAAAAGAGAATTGTATCAGTAATTTGAAGTTTGATCATAATGATCATGCTGGCACACTTGCTATATTAAAAGAGAGATTAACACGTTATCTTGCATATGAGCGCAAACCAGACTCCTCAAAGTTTATAGAATACTGGGTTCCTGTTCAGTTTTCAAATGTGCAACTTGAACAATATTGTTTCACATTAATTTCAAACTCCATCGCTCTTCGTTCATGTTCAAAAGTTGATCATGTTGGAGCTCTTCGCGACGTTCTTATATCTTCTCGGAAG TGCTGCGATCATCCTTACCTAGTTGACAAATTGTTGCAAACTTCACTAACCAAAGATATTCCAGCGGTCAATATTTTGGATGTTGGAGTCAATGCAAGTGGAAAATTACTGCTACTTGATAAGATTCTCAAAGCGATAAAGAATCGAGGGTTAAGAGTGCTGATACTTTTCCAG TCTATTGGTGGGGCTGGAAGGAATTCTATTGGCGATATTTTGGATGATTTTCTTCGTCAGAGATTTGGTGCTGATTCGTATGAACGTGTTGACAGTGGATTGGTTCTGTCAAAAAAATTGGCTGCATTGAATATGTTTAATGATAAGTTGAAAGGGAGATTTGTGTTTTTAATTGAAAATCGTGCATGTCTCCCAAGTATCAAACTTTCATCAGTCGATgctattattatttataatagtGATTGGAATCCATTGAATGACCTAAGATCTCTTCAGAAAATAAGCCTTGAATCACAGTTTGAACAGGTAACAGTGTTTCGTCTATATTCATCCTGTACAATTGAGGAAAAAGTCTTAATATTTGCAAAGCAAGATATGATTCTTGAGAGCAATATACAAAGCATAAGCCCAAGTGTTAGCCATTCACTTCTCAGCTGGGGCGCCTCATACCTCTTCAGTAAACTTGATGAGTTACACCAGCAGGGGGAGCAGAACAATTTTTCTGAAAATTCCACTGACAATTTACTCTTGGATAATGTAGTGGTCGAACTGTTAACAAAATTGTACAGAAAGGCTGGAGCTCGTGATCCTAGCAACTGCTCAATTTTGATAAAAGCACGGCAGAGTGGAGCATCTTATTCAAGGAATATTATGTTAGTTGGTGAGAAGGATGGAATCTCCTCATTGGATAAAGATCCACCTAGCTTCTGGTCGCATTTATTGGATGGAAGATATCCTCAGTGGCGATATGTATCTGAGCCATCTCAGAGGAGCCGCAGAAAGGTTCAACATCCTGATGATTCTCTAAAGACACCAGAAGCAGTAAATGATGAGGTAAAGAAAAAGCGTAGGAAAGTAGCTTGCAGCATTGTTGATCCAACTTCTTTTCAAAGTTGGCTTcaagataaaagaaaagaagcagcTGAGGGCAAGGATTTTGTACTGCCTGCAAACTCGACTCAATGTGGCTCCAATTATCCATCCCTTAATTCTCCATGGAAAGAGCCACTTGTTCCAAGCACAATAACAAAGGAACCAG AATTATCTGGAGGTCGAAGTAATGTTGTGACACAACACACGGTCCATAATCAAAGTGTATCTCCCATGTCTCTTGATGATTCAGGAGTACATAGACCTGAAGGGagggaaaaattgatgactgcGCAGAGGAGCCTTCATGTCCAATTGAAGCCAGAGATATCAAAACTATGCGAAACTCTGAGACTTTCG GACGATGTCAAGAGCGCAGCTGAAATGTTTCTCGAGTATATTATGAATAATCATCATGTTAGTCAAGAACCAGAAACCTTATTGCAAGCCTTCAAGATATCCCTG TGTTGGTGTGCTGCATCTTTTTTGAAACACAATGTGGATCACCAAGAATCATTTGCACTTGCAAAAAAGTATTTGAACTTTGAGTGCAATGAGGAGCTGGCTGAATCTGTTTATTATAAACTGcgaaaagtaaagaaaaaattttctcGTCGATCAGGTGCATTAAGGAAAGAAGATGAGCCAAATTCGGTGGAGAATCAGTCGTCTCTATCGGGGAAAGATGTTTCTAGAGAACCTGTGCATGAGATGACTCCAAATTCAGCAGCATCTCACCATCAGGaaatggaagaagatgaactcaGAGAAAATCCTGATGGTCGTAGGTGCCCTGAACAGAAAAAATTGGTGGAGCAGGAGCAGGTTCTTGTGACTCCTCCAATGCTTCAGCATAACATTGGGTCGTTAAAAGATGAACTCCTGAAAAAACGAGTCGATTTGATTCATAAAATTTGTTCGAGAAGGGCAGAAGATCTAAGGGTGAAACAACAACTCGAAATTTCAGATTTCAACATACACAAGGAAGAGGAGAAAATGAAATTGAAGAAAGCTCATGATTTGGATTTGGAACTCATCCGCACTATACATACAGATTCTACGGTAAGAAATGACAAGATAAGATTGCTAAATCAAGAATTCTCCAAAAAAATGGTTGCATTTGAGGAACACATGAAATGCAAGCGTAGTAATCTTGAAGTTATGCAGTTAAATGCAAGGAACAAGGAGGAGCAGATAAGGGATCACTGGGTGGAAGAAGCTAAAGCTGGTAAACTAGCAGAATCATTTGATAACATTCCTCTGCCAGATTCTGGTTTTGGGGTGGAAGAATTGACAGTGGTAAGCGAGCAAAGTGGAGTATGTGATGGTTCAGGAAACACAGTGCTTCAATCTGGGCCTTCTTCAGATCATCTATTCATTGATGTGACAACAACAGATGCTGTAGAACCTATTGATTTGATTGCCAAGTATTCTGAAAAATCTGCAAGAAATACCACTGGAGGGGCAGAGGGTGTACCCATAGAACTTGAAACCGTAGTTTCTCTGTCCAACAACATGAATGAAGGGGAATCTGTTGAACCAAGTTACACATCTGTGGAAATTCCGGCAAGTCTTTCACCTGGAGAGACAGGTCGCATGCCTACCAGAACTGAAGATCCAGCTCCTCAGGCCAGTATCATGAATTCAGCAGGTAGCAGGCCTGATGAAATTGTCTCTAGAGCAACAACAGCTGTTGATAGTGAGCAAGTTGTTGGTGTAGATGATTCTGATGGTGCATGGTTGATATCTGCCCATCTGCAAAACCATGCCAAGTCTGCTTCCCTTGTCAATGCTTCGACAAGCGCTGGCTGTCGAAACAGTGTGCCATCTAATCAG GAACACTTTATCTGTGAACATGAAAGGGCTGCAGCATCTGTTGGAGTGGTAAGTGATCAAGGCCATGGTTCTTCCCAACAAATTGTGGTACCTCCATTACATTCAGTTGATATCGTCCATTTACAAGTTGAACCAACCAATCGGAATGCAACCATCTCAGACACCCTTGACCAAGTCTCCAGTTCTTCCCAACAAATTGCGGATCCCACATTACATTCAGTTGATGTTGTCCTTTCACAACCAATCAATCATAGCACAACCATCTTGGACTCCCTTCAGCTTCAGTTGCCTCCATCAACTGACATGCCCTTAGTTGACCATGGTCGAGGAAGCACATCTATATGCATAGAAAGTCAAGAAGAGCCTCATAGTCAGATACTTTGTTCTAGCCAACAAACTGAAGCGCCATTACAACAACCGAATATTACTGCAGCTGTGCCGGTTGGGCAATCTGGTCAACTGGTATCGCAGTTATCACagcctcttgtagatccatcaCCACTGAATGCCAGTATGCCGCCAGAAAGACCACATTCTGGGGATTTGAGCACTAGTGTGCAAGCAGAATCTGGAAGCCGTCTTTCTCAACTTTTCCATATGGCACCATTGCTGCCGCCTCAAGGGCTTCAACCTGAACCACTTAAAAATGAACTAACTAGACTTCGAATACATCAGGACTCACTCACCAAGTTGCATGATGATAAG AAACTGCGTCTTCAGTTAGAGTGTGATCAAGAGTTAGAGAGGGTAAGAAAGAAGTATGATGCTTTACTTAAGGATGCAGAAACAGAATTTCTTCAAAATAAGGAGATGATAGAGACAATCTATAACAAAGTGTACATGAATCAAATTTTAGCTGAGGAGTTTAGGGCCAAATTCATTGAAAATAAGGGCCCAACTTCTGCATCTTTTCATG GTCTATTTTCAAATTCTTTGCAGCACTTGCTTCAAGCATCCCGGGCGTCCCAGGCATCCCAGCCACAGGTTGCCCAGAGGCCCGTATCAGCCACAACGGTACCGGCTTCAACTCCAGCTTCTCTACCTCCTGTCCCTGGCCCAGCACCAACTCCATCTTTGCTTGCCTCGGCCAGAACTCGGGTCCCAGGTTCTACTTGTTCCTTGGTCTCCTCTGGTCAGATGGTCCACAATACAACATCCGTCATCCTGAGCAATGTGGCCAGACCTCGCTATAGTCCAACACTTACACCACGTGTGAACCTTCAAGTTGGAAATGAGACTCGTGCCCCTGCTCCACATTTGCATCGCTTCAGACCGCACACATCCATGTCAGTTCAAAATTTTGTGATGCCAACCAATGAGATGAGCAGTCAGCAGCAGGCTCTTGCTAATCTTGGTTCTGCAACTTGCACCAGCGCACAAGCTGCAGCTCCTTCCCATGTACGTCCATCTTTGGTTACAATTAGTGGAACCTGTCAGCCTATCAGTTCAGGTATATTACCTGTTTGTCGTGGTGCCACTCTTGCCCCAGTTGACTTGCCTCTAGATACTGGGGACTCCCAGATGGGGGCTGATCTGCAAAACCTGTCGCAGTTGGCAGATTTAAGCCCCAATTTTGATAGTTGTCTCTCATCCAATCTGGGTCTGATAGGAGGTGAATTGCCTCAATCTTGTATGGATGCTGCAAGGCCCTTTGCTTCCACAGATGTGGTCTGCATATCAGATGATGACTGA